Proteins from a genomic interval of Streptomyces sp. NBC_01445:
- a CDS encoding amylo-alpha-1,6-glucosidase yields MTDRQHQLLVRGATFAAIGPGGDISGVRGSGSPDGLFVRDGRHLSRWQLTADGAAPEVLTPAGRPGGDAGGRTGGDAAGRTGAGEGVARCVLVPRGGRLEPPAYTLFREQAVADGAFVETLRVVSNRAVPTTVQLALTVDADFTDQFELRADHRTYAKTGAVRSRSVLEDGVRFGYRRGEWRSSTTVTAEPAPDAVEETGTGARRLVWSLELAGHGTADLNLRVAARPHGAPRTPVPASPADAAAELAARTEEFTRDVTLPAAWPGLAAACTRGLADLAVLQVPATGPDGERLSVPGAGVPWFLTLLGRDALLTSLFALPYRPGLAAATLPVLAATQATESTEGAVAQPGKIVHEVRHGELAHFGQVPFARYYGSVDATPLFLVLLGAYTDRTGDLATARRLEPHARAAVSWMLDHGGLTSRGYLVYRADRGGLANQNWKDSPGAICSADGSRPTGPVTAAGAQGYAYDALRRTAALARTAWDDPVYADLLEQAATDLRDRFQRDFWMADRAFPALALDGEGRHVDALASDAGHLLWSGLLDKEYGEVVGRRLLEPDFFSGWGVRTLAAGQAAYHPLSYHRGSVWPHDNALIALGLARYGLHDEARTVANALVEAAAASGHRLPEVLAGYARESYPAPVPYPHACERESRSAAAPLALLTAVY; encoded by the coding sequence ATGACGGACCGACAGCATCAACTGCTCGTGCGGGGAGCCACGTTCGCGGCGATCGGCCCCGGCGGCGACATCAGCGGCGTACGCGGATCCGGCTCGCCCGACGGCCTGTTCGTGCGCGACGGCCGGCACCTCAGCCGCTGGCAGCTCACGGCGGACGGCGCCGCACCCGAGGTGCTCACGCCCGCCGGACGGCCGGGCGGGGACGCGGGCGGGCGGACCGGCGGGGACGCGGCCGGGCGGACCGGCGCCGGTGAAGGCGTGGCGCGCTGTGTGCTGGTGCCGCGCGGCGGCCGCCTGGAGCCGCCCGCGTACACGCTCTTCCGCGAACAGGCCGTGGCGGACGGCGCGTTCGTCGAGACCCTGCGGGTCGTCTCCAACCGCGCGGTGCCGACGACGGTACAGCTCGCGTTGACCGTGGACGCCGACTTCACCGACCAGTTCGAGCTGCGGGCCGACCACCGCACGTACGCGAAGACCGGCGCGGTCCGCTCCCGGTCGGTCCTGGAGGACGGCGTCCGGTTCGGCTACCGGCGGGGCGAATGGCGCTCGTCGACCACGGTGACCGCAGAGCCCGCGCCCGACGCCGTCGAGGAGACCGGCACCGGCGCCCGCCGCCTCGTCTGGTCCCTCGAACTGGCCGGGCACGGCACGGCCGACCTGAACCTGCGCGTCGCGGCCCGCCCGCACGGCGCCCCCCGCACCCCGGTGCCCGCGTCCCCCGCCGACGCGGCGGCCGAACTCGCCGCGCGCACCGAGGAGTTCACCCGGGACGTCACCCTGCCCGCCGCCTGGCCCGGACTCGCAGCGGCGTGCACGAGGGGCCTGGCCGACCTGGCCGTGCTCCAGGTCCCGGCCACCGGCCCGGACGGCGAGCGGCTGAGCGTGCCGGGCGCGGGCGTCCCCTGGTTCCTCACGCTCCTCGGCCGTGACGCGCTCCTGACCTCCCTGTTCGCCCTCCCCTACCGGCCGGGGCTGGCCGCCGCGACGCTCCCGGTGCTCGCCGCGACGCAGGCCACGGAGTCCACCGAGGGCGCCGTGGCCCAGCCCGGCAAGATCGTCCATGAGGTGCGGCACGGCGAGCTGGCGCACTTCGGCCAGGTCCCCTTCGCCCGCTACTACGGCTCAGTCGACGCGACGCCCCTCTTCCTCGTCCTGCTCGGCGCGTACACGGACCGGACCGGCGACCTGGCCACGGCCCGCCGCCTCGAACCGCACGCGCGGGCCGCCGTCAGCTGGATGCTCGACCACGGCGGCCTCACCTCACGCGGCTATCTCGTCTACCGCGCCGACCGGGGCGGCCTCGCCAACCAGAACTGGAAGGACTCGCCGGGCGCCATCTGCTCGGCCGACGGCAGCCGCCCCACGGGACCCGTGACGGCGGCGGGCGCCCAGGGCTACGCGTACGACGCGCTGCGCCGCACGGCCGCGCTCGCCCGCACGGCCTGGGACGACCCGGTGTACGCGGACCTTCTGGAGCAGGCGGCGACGGATCTGCGGGACCGGTTCCAGCGGGACTTCTGGATGGCGGACCGCGCGTTCCCCGCGCTCGCCCTGGACGGCGAGGGGCGGCACGTCGACGCGCTGGCGTCCGACGCGGGCCATCTCCTGTGGTCGGGCCTGCTCGACAAGGAGTACGGGGAAGTGGTCGGCCGGCGTCTCCTGGAGCCCGACTTCTTCTCCGGCTGGGGGGTGCGCACGCTCGCGGCGGGGCAGGCCGCCTACCACCCGCTCTCCTACCACCGGGGCTCGGTGTGGCCGCACGACAACGCGCTGATCGCGCTCGGGCTCGCCCGCTACGGACTGCACGACGAGGCGCGGACGGTGGCGAACGCGCTGGTGGAGGCCGCAGCGGCCTCCGGCCACCGGCTGCCCGAGGTGCTCGCCGGGTACGCGCGGGAGTCGTACCCGGCGCCCGTCCCCTACCCGCACGCGTGCGAGCGCGAGTCACGGTCGGCGGCGGCGCCGCTCGCGCTGCTCACGGCGGTCTATTAG
- a CDS encoding MGH1-like glycoside hydrolase domain-containing protein: MDRTTRRTGAAVRRASDAVAAPSLERAALRERAARVLETNWTGTSTVPSRTLYPHQWSWDSAFVAIGSRHVSPLRAQLELETLFDAQWGDGRVPHIVFNPSVPLDAYFPSPDFWRSSTSGRAAGAPRSVQTSGIVQPPVHALAAWLVHRADPGLSRSRSFLARVYPKLAAWHRYLLHRRDLGGGGLASVIHPWEQGMDNSPCWDAPLSRIAPAPARAFRRADLEHGAPDDRPTDLDYGRYVRLATDYRNGRYADGQGEFAVEDPSFNALLIASEHALARIACELGAAGTARHARAERLTAALVERLWDPATGMFFCRDLRGAADGHHAPRAPGHDTPRTAGRSSPPALIPEYGVSGLIPLILPTLPRHVTAGLLRVARGPRFGLGTTVRLVPSYDLTGPAFDPHRYWRGPAWFNTNWLIERGLRLHGEHAEAERLRAALLGTALDTAFAEYVDPYTGRGCGARGFAWSAALALDLLQEPRERHEGGTWG, encoded by the coding sequence GTGGACCGCACAACCCGGCGGACCGGTGCGGCTGTGCGCCGCGCCTCCGATGCCGTCGCCGCGCCCTCGCTCGAGCGGGCCGCGCTGCGCGAGCGGGCGGCACGGGTCCTGGAGACGAACTGGACGGGCACGTCCACGGTCCCCTCCCGCACCCTCTATCCGCACCAGTGGTCGTGGGACTCCGCGTTCGTCGCCATCGGGTCACGTCATGTGTCGCCGCTGCGAGCCCAGTTGGAGCTGGAGACGCTGTTCGACGCGCAGTGGGGCGACGGCCGGGTGCCGCACATCGTGTTCAACCCCTCCGTCCCCCTCGACGCCTACTTTCCCAGCCCCGACTTCTGGCGCTCCTCCACTTCGGGCCGGGCGGCCGGAGCGCCGCGCTCCGTGCAGACCTCCGGCATCGTGCAGCCGCCGGTGCACGCGCTGGCGGCCTGGCTCGTGCACCGCGCCGACCCTGGCCTGTCCCGGTCCCGCTCGTTCCTGGCCCGCGTCTATCCGAAGCTCGCGGCCTGGCACCGCTACCTCCTCCACCGCAGGGACCTGGGCGGCGGCGGCCTCGCCAGCGTGATCCATCCCTGGGAGCAGGGCATGGACAACAGCCCGTGCTGGGACGCCCCGCTGAGCCGGATCGCCCCGGCACCCGCGCGCGCGTTCCGCCGCGCCGACCTGGAGCACGGCGCGCCCGACGACCGCCCCACCGACCTCGACTACGGCCGGTACGTGCGCCTGGCGACGGACTACCGGAACGGCCGATACGCCGACGGACAAGGCGAGTTCGCCGTGGAGGACCCCTCCTTCAACGCCCTCCTGATCGCCTCCGAACACGCCCTCGCCCGCATCGCCTGCGAACTCGGCGCCGCGGGCACGGCCCGCCACGCCCGCGCCGAACGCCTCACGGCAGCGCTGGTCGAGCGCCTGTGGGACCCCGCGACGGGCATGTTCTTCTGCCGCGACCTGCGCGGCGCGGCCGACGGCCACCACGCGCCCCGCGCACCGGGACACGACACACCCCGAACCGCCGGCCGGTCCTCACCCCCCGCCCTGATCCCCGAGTACGGCGTCTCGGGCCTGATCCCGCTCATCCTGCCGACGCTCCCTCGGCACGTGACCGCCGGACTGCTGCGCGTCGCCCGCGGCCCCCGCTTCGGCCTCGGCACCACGGTGCGGCTCGTGCCGAGTTACGACCTGACGGGACCGGCCTTCGACCCGCACCGCTACTGGCGCGGACCGGCCTGGTTCAACACGAACTGGCTGATCGAGCGCGGCCTGCGCCTCCACGGCGAGCACGCGGAGGCCGAACGCCTGCGCGCCGCGCTGCTCGGCACGGCGCTCGACACGGCCTTCGCCGAATACGTGGATCCGTACACGGGGCGCGGCTGCGGCGCGCGCGGCTTCGCCTGGAGCGCCGCGCTCGCCCTGGATCTGCTGCAGGAGCCGCGGGAGCGGCACGAGGGAGGGACCTGGGGATGA
- a CDS encoding ROK family protein, producing MAGDRTRERPRSQASAGDLLDLVRSGRATTRGALQEATGLSRATVGQRLERLFRAGWLREGAGGPAGSPTGGRPSLRLEFDDAHAVVLAVSLDTRHARAAVLTLTGELLAERSGALSVDEGPERVLGALGGWFAGLLKEAGRTADAVCGIGIGVPGPVDSATGRVVQPPIMPGWDGYDIRGRLGRAFAEQTGGGGDVRDAGDADGASGVPVLVDNDANLMAYGEQRTGHPDCAAFALVKVSTGIGAGVVVGGRIYRGIDGGAGDIGHIRVPEGAGTLCRCGSYGCLASVASGRALARRLTEAGVPAESGSDVRELLAEGHPEAVRLAREAGRSVGEVLATVVTLLNPGVLMIAGDLAGTPFLTGVRELLYQRALPRSTAHLDVVTARLGERSALVGAGALVVEHLYAPDRAEERLAALGL from the coding sequence ATGGCCGGGGACCGGACGAGAGAGCGGCCGCGGAGCCAGGCGAGCGCCGGGGATCTGCTGGACCTCGTGCGCAGCGGCCGGGCGACCACGCGCGGCGCGCTCCAGGAGGCCACCGGGCTCTCCAGGGCCACCGTCGGCCAGCGCCTCGAACGGCTCTTCCGGGCGGGCTGGCTGCGTGAGGGCGCGGGTGGTCCGGCCGGGTCGCCGACGGGCGGGCGGCCCTCCCTGCGCCTGGAGTTCGACGACGCCCACGCGGTCGTGCTCGCCGTCTCCCTCGACACCCGGCACGCGCGCGCCGCCGTCCTCACTCTCACCGGCGAGCTGCTCGCCGAGCGCTCCGGCGCCCTGTCCGTCGACGAGGGGCCGGAGCGGGTGCTCGGCGCGCTCGGCGGCTGGTTCGCCGGGCTGCTGAAGGAGGCGGGGCGGACCGCGGACGCGGTGTGCGGCATCGGCATCGGGGTCCCGGGTCCCGTGGACAGCGCCACGGGCCGCGTCGTACAGCCGCCGATCATGCCGGGCTGGGACGGCTACGACATCAGGGGCCGCCTGGGCCGCGCCTTCGCCGAGCAGACGGGCGGCGGGGGTGACGTGCGTGACGCGGGTGACGCAGATGGCGCAAGCGGCGTCCCCGTTCTCGTGGACAACGACGCCAACCTGATGGCCTACGGCGAGCAGCGCACCGGACACCCGGACTGCGCGGCCTTCGCCCTCGTCAAGGTGTCCACCGGCATCGGCGCCGGCGTCGTCGTCGGCGGCCGGATCTACCGGGGCATCGACGGGGGAGCGGGCGACATAGGGCATATCCGGGTGCCCGAGGGCGCGGGCACGCTGTGCCGGTGCGGCTCGTACGGGTGCCTGGCCTCGGTGGCGAGCGGGCGCGCCCTTGCGCGGCGGCTCACCGAGGCCGGGGTGCCGGCGGAGTCGGGATCGGATGTGCGTGAGCTGCTCGCCGAGGGGCACCCCGAAGCGGTGCGCCTGGCACGGGAGGCCGGGCGCAGCGTGGGCGAGGTCCTGGCGACGGTGGTGACCCTGCTCAACCCGGGGGTCCTGATGATCGCGGGGGATCTGGCCGGAACCCCCTTCCTCACGGGCGTACGCGAGCTGCTCTACCAGCGGGCCCTGCCGCGCTCCACCGCTCATCTGGACGTGGTCACCGCGCGGCTCGGCGAGCGGTCTGCCCTGGTGGGGGCGGGTGCGCTGGTCGTGGAGCACCTTTACGCGCCGGACCGGGCGGAGGAACGGCTCGCGGCGCTCGGCCTGTGA
- the ppdK gene encoding pyruvate, phosphate dikinase: MSENKDPHVVKFVYDFTEGNKDLKDLLGGKGANLAEMTNLGLPVPPGFVITTEACKVYLDSGDEPVALRDEVSAHLDALEQKMGKKLGQADNPLLVSVRSGAKFSMPGMMDTVLNIGLSDKSVLGLVKQSGDERFAWDSYRRLIQMFGKTVLDVDGELFEDALDKAKAAKKVTVDTDLDASDLKKLVTRFKKIVKTEAGRDFPQDPREQMDLAIHAVFDSWNTDRAKLYRRQERIPGNLGTAVNICSMVFGNLGPDSGTGVAFTRDPASGHQGVYGDYLQNAQGEDVVAGIRNTVPLAELESIDKKSYDQLMQIMETLETHYRDLCDIEFTIERGQLWMLQTRVGKRTAGAAFRIATQLVDQGLIDEAEALQRVTGAQLAQLMFPRFDENAKVEKIGRGIAASPGAAVGKAVFDSYTAVKWSRSGEKVILIRRETNPDDLDGMIAAEGILTSRGGKTSHAAVVARGMGKTCVCGAEDLEVDTKRRRMTVGGQVIEEGDVVSIDGSTGKVYLGEVPVVPSPVVEYFEGRMHAGADDADELVGAVHRIMAYADRVRRLRVRANADNAEDALRARRFGAQGIGLCRTEHMFLGERREMVEHLILADTDTEREEALKELLPLQKKDFVELFEAMDGLPVTVRLLDPPLHEFLPDITELSVRVALAESRQDANENDLRLLQAVHRLHEQNPMLGLRGVRLGLVIPGLFAMQVRAIAEAAAERKNAKGDPRAEIMIPLVGTVQELEIVREEAEQVIAEVQEQTGVELKLALGTMIELPRAALTAGQIAEAAEFFSFGTNDLTQTVWGFSRDDVEASFFTAYLEKGIFGVSPFETIDKDGVGSLVRNAVEAGRATRPDLKLGVCGEHGGDPESVHFFHEVGLDYVSCSPFRIPVARLEAGRAASTSTGSDHR; this comes from the coding sequence GTGTCGGAAAACAAGGATCCCCACGTAGTGAAGTTCGTTTACGACTTCACCGAGGGAAACAAGGACCTCAAGGACCTCCTCGGCGGGAAGGGGGCGAACCTCGCGGAGATGACCAACCTCGGTCTCCCGGTTCCTCCCGGCTTCGTCATCACCACTGAGGCCTGCAAGGTCTACCTCGACAGTGGCGATGAGCCGGTGGCACTGCGTGACGAGGTGAGTGCGCACCTCGACGCCCTCGAGCAGAAGATGGGCAAGAAGCTCGGCCAGGCCGACAACCCCCTTCTGGTGTCGGTCCGTTCGGGCGCGAAGTTCTCCATGCCCGGCATGATGGACACCGTCCTCAACATCGGACTCTCCGACAAGTCCGTCCTCGGCCTGGTCAAGCAGTCCGGCGACGAGCGGTTCGCGTGGGACTCCTACCGCCGCCTCATCCAGATGTTCGGCAAGACCGTCCTGGACGTCGACGGAGAGCTCTTCGAGGACGCCCTCGACAAGGCCAAGGCCGCCAAGAAGGTCACGGTCGACACCGACCTCGACGCCTCCGACCTCAAGAAGCTGGTCACCCGCTTCAAGAAGATCGTGAAGACCGAGGCCGGCCGGGACTTCCCGCAGGACCCGCGCGAGCAGATGGACCTCGCCATCCACGCGGTCTTCGACTCCTGGAACACCGACCGCGCCAAGCTCTACCGCCGCCAGGAGCGCATCCCCGGCAACCTCGGCACCGCGGTCAACATCTGTTCCATGGTCTTCGGCAACCTCGGCCCCGACTCCGGCACCGGCGTCGCCTTCACCCGCGACCCCGCCTCCGGCCACCAGGGTGTGTACGGCGACTACCTCCAGAACGCGCAGGGCGAGGACGTCGTCGCGGGTATCCGCAACACCGTCCCGCTCGCCGAGCTCGAGTCGATCGACAAGAAGTCGTACGACCAGCTCATGCAGATCATGGAGACGCTCGAGACCCACTACAGGGATCTCTGCGACATCGAGTTCACGATCGAGCGCGGCCAGCTGTGGATGCTGCAGACCCGCGTCGGCAAGCGCACCGCCGGTGCCGCCTTCCGCATCGCGACGCAGCTCGTCGACCAGGGACTCATCGACGAGGCCGAGGCGCTCCAGCGCGTCACGGGCGCCCAGCTCGCGCAGCTGATGTTCCCGCGCTTCGACGAGAACGCGAAGGTCGAGAAGATCGGCCGCGGCATCGCCGCCTCGCCGGGCGCAGCGGTCGGCAAGGCCGTCTTCGACTCGTACACCGCCGTCAAGTGGTCGCGTTCGGGCGAGAAGGTCATCCTGATCCGCCGCGAGACCAACCCCGACGACCTCGACGGCATGATCGCCGCCGAGGGCATCCTCACCTCGCGCGGCGGCAAGACGTCGCACGCCGCCGTCGTCGCCCGCGGCATGGGCAAGACCTGTGTCTGCGGCGCCGAGGACCTCGAGGTCGACACCAAGCGCCGCCGGATGACGGTCGGCGGGCAGGTCATCGAGGAGGGCGACGTCGTCTCCATCGACGGCTCCACCGGCAAGGTCTACCTCGGTGAGGTACCGGTCGTCCCGTCCCCGGTCGTCGAGTACTTCGAGGGCCGCATGCACGCCGGCGCCGACGACGCCGACGAGCTCGTCGGCGCCGTGCACCGGATCATGGCGTACGCGGACCGCGTCCGCCGGCTGCGGGTGCGCGCCAACGCGGACAACGCCGAGGACGCGCTGCGCGCCCGCCGCTTCGGCGCGCAGGGCATCGGCCTGTGCCGCACCGAGCACATGTTCCTCGGTGAGCGCCGCGAGATGGTCGAGCACCTGATCCTCGCCGACACGGACACGGAGCGCGAGGAGGCCCTCAAGGAGCTCCTGCCGCTCCAGAAGAAGGACTTCGTCGAGCTGTTCGAGGCGATGGACGGGCTCCCGGTGACGGTGCGCCTGCTCGACCCGCCGCTGCACGAGTTCCTGCCCGACATCACCGAGCTGTCGGTGCGCGTCGCCCTCGCCGAGTCCCGCCAGGACGCCAACGAGAACGACCTGCGCCTCCTCCAGGCCGTGCACCGCCTGCACGAGCAGAACCCGATGCTGGGCCTGCGCGGTGTCCGTCTCGGCCTCGTGATCCCGGGCCTGTTCGCCATGCAGGTACGGGCCATCGCCGAGGCCGCCGCGGAGCGCAAGAACGCCAAGGGCGACCCGCGCGCCGAGATCATGATTCCGCTCGTGGGCACCGTCCAGGAGCTGGAGATCGTCCGCGAGGAGGCCGAGCAGGTCATCGCCGAGGTGCAGGAGCAGACCGGCGTCGAGCTGAAGCTGGCGCTCGGCACGATGATCGAGCTGCCGCGCGCCGCGCTGACGGCCGGGCAGATCGCCGAGGCCGCGGAGTTCTTCTCCTTCGGCACGAACGACCTGACGCAGACCGTCTGGGGCTTCTCCCGCGACGACGTGGAGGCCTCGTTCTTCACGGCATACCTGGAGAAGGGCATCTTCGGGGTCTCGCCGTTCGAGACCATCGACAAGGACGGCGTCGGCAGCCTCGTACGCAACGCCGTGGAGGCCGGCCGCGCCACGCGGCCCGACCTCAAGCTCGGCGTCTGCGGCGAGCACGGCGGTGACCCGGAGTCGGTCCACTTCTTCCACGAGGTCGGCCTGGACTACGTCTCCTGCTCGCCGTTCCGTATCCCGGTCGCCCGCCTCGAGGCCGGCCGTGCCGCGTCGACGTCGACGGGCAGCGACCACCGGTAG